In Mangifera indica cultivar Alphonso chromosome 7, CATAS_Mindica_2.1, whole genome shotgun sequence, the genomic window CGaaaatttttctgttaaaagaaagcttctaaattcaaattgaaggaGTCCAATGAACCGAAAACGAAACTTTAGAGACAATCGGTGCTATTAGGAGCTAATTTAAAACCAACAAGAAAGGTATTTGAGGTAACCAGTTAATACCTCCATGAGCAATTTGATGTAAAGGTGGTCTTTGAACTCTGAGGACAAGTTAGGGAAATGTTAGGCATGTACATACAACATTAAAGTCTTTCCAAGGATTCGACGATTTCCCATTCGGCCCAACgactttaattttcatattaggAAAAATAATCTTAAAGACTAGGAAAGTTGGGTTAGTCTTTTATTAGGATTCATTGGGAAATTGGGGCTATATAAACCCtgcaaaattaaatatagagGCAGCTAATCAAATTTCTAGGAATAAAATTGCTAGATCTGAGTGATACATACTGTGTTTCTATGGAGGGTTTTACCGTTTACAGTACAGAAAGGGCAGCGCCAGTGCCATTCTTTCCGGATAATATCATACAGCAAATCCTTCTCAAACTACCCACAAAATCTCTCTTGCGATTCAAGTGTGTTTGCAAATCTTGGCGTGATTTAATCTCAACACACGAATTTGCCATAAAACATCTCACTGAAACATCTGAAAGGTTTCGCAGATTTGGAGTCTTCGAATCAGAAAAATTAAGGGAAGGTCGTATTTCTCTATACAGTCTTGCCGCTCAAACCTCATCGCGTGctgaagaagcagaagaagaaacaatttgTCTTCCTTTATGGGGAAAAGATTGTTATCTCGCTCCTGCAGCTAATGAATGCATTATCAACAGATTCATCTATACAAGGGTATTGGGGTCCTGTAATGGTATATTATTGATACGATTGGAAAATGTTGAGGAATCCAGTGGACACCCAAGGACATTCCTGCTATGGAATCCAACAATTAGGGAATTTAAGATGATTCCACCATGCTATTTTAAAAGTTCTTTATGTTCTCTGGTTTCAGGGCTTGGTTACAATTCATCTATTGATAATTACAAAGTGGTAGTAGTTTTTTCTGAAAGAAACAGTGATTTGGCATGTGGTTATGTTTATAATCTCAAGACAAATTCATGGAAAcgacttaaaaatttttacttcCCTTACAAGAACTCTAGGCAAGTTAACAATTTTGGAAATCTTTTCTTATCCGATGAAACCTGTTTAGGCTATCTACCTGAGGAAACAGGCTATTTACTTGAGGAAACAGGAACGACAATAGTGAATGGAGCTCCACATTGGGTAACATTGAGTTCAAGCAGAGGTGGggttaataaaatcatttactttgaTTTAGAAGAGGAGAAGTTCAAGGAGTTTCTATCTCCTCCTGCTTCTGCCGGCACTTTCAAGACTTATTTGAGTATTTATGAAGATTGCCTTTGTGAAACTCGACTTCGACGGGAAAAaggttttattgaatatatgtttgAGGTTTGGATTATGAAGGAATATGAAGTGAAAGAATCATGGATTAAATTGTTGAACTTGCCATTTGATTTGAGGTTTTCTTTAATGAGTGACATAAGGCCATTGTTTGTTTCAAAGAATGGTGA contains:
- the LOC123221413 gene encoding F-box/kelch-repeat protein At3g23880-like codes for the protein MEGFTVYSTERAAPVPFFPDNIIQQILLKLPTKSLLRFKCVCKSWRDLISTHEFAIKHLTETSERFRRFGVFESEKLREGRISLYSLAAQTSSRAEEAEEETICLPLWGKDCYLAPAANECIINRFIYTRVLGSCNGILLIRLENVEESSGHPRTFLLWNPTIREFKMIPPCYFKSSLCSLVSGLGYNSSIDNYKVVVVFSERNSDLACGYVYNLKTNSWKRLKNFYFPYKNSRQVNNFGNLFLSDETCLGYLPEETGYLLEETGTTIVNGAPHWVTLSSSRGGVNKIIYFDLEEEKFKEFLSPPASAGTFKTYLSIYEDCLCETRLRREKGFIEYMFEVWIMKEYEVKESWIKLLNLPFDLRFSLMSDIRPLFVSKNGDEVVMVTDWSDMISFNTRTGEVKKVSMRVDRGHVVGSYEESLVSLKQFSMSCSEDGKY